One Paenibacillus crassostreae DNA segment encodes these proteins:
- a CDS encoding ATP-binding cassette domain-containing protein — protein sequence MNSDSLVTLNNITKQYDKRTVLSSISMTINQGESIILRGSNGSGKSTLLKIFAGLINPTSGERELRNSKLIIGYTPDRMSKLKMTSTEYLTHMGKIAGISNKQLDLRIKELHELFNLEPIKSPNMLHYSKGMLQKVNLMQASLKVPDLLVLDEPFSGLDTESIEHLLTSLKNLRGQGTAILAAVHDPLLAKQLISRTFWIRQGRLLEGTEQSLKFTAFYELECQFNQRVHFELTTSFPEVIWTLEDKGYRYTIFEEDYRDFVLMLLNNGGVIIYLRRRDALS from the coding sequence TTGAACTCGGATTCTTTGGTTACTTTGAATAATATTACTAAGCAATATGATAAACGAACAGTTCTTTCGTCTATATCGATGACTATAAATCAAGGAGAAAGCATTATTCTTAGGGGTAGCAATGGATCGGGAAAAAGTACTCTTCTAAAAATATTTGCAGGTCTTATTAATCCCACTTCAGGGGAAAGGGAACTGAGGAACTCAAAATTAATAATTGGCTATACACCTGATCGGATGTCTAAACTAAAGATGACATCGACGGAATACTTGACCCACATGGGTAAGATAGCCGGGATTTCCAATAAACAACTCGACCTTCGCATTAAGGAGTTGCATGAACTATTTAATCTTGAGCCAATAAAAAGTCCAAATATGTTGCACTATTCTAAGGGAATGTTGCAAAAGGTAAACTTGATGCAGGCCTCCCTTAAAGTGCCAGACTTGCTCGTTCTGGACGAGCCCTTTTCGGGATTGGATACAGAGTCTATAGAGCATCTTCTTACTTCTCTAAAAAATTTAAGAGGGCAGGGGACAGCGATTTTAGCGGCGGTACACGATCCCCTCTTGGCTAAACAATTAATAAGCCGTACCTTCTGGATTCGTCAAGGCCGCCTACTAGAGGGAACAGAACAGTCTTTAAAGTTTACTGCATTTTACGAACTTGAATGCCAGTTTAATCAACGGGTTCATTTTGAGCTTACAACCTCTTTTCCAGAGGTCATCTGGACATTAGAAGACAAAGGTTACAGGTATACTATTTTCGAGGAGGATTACCGAGATTTTGTACTAATGTTATTGAATAATGGCGGCGTAATCATCTACCTTAGACGAAGGGATGCGCTATCATGA
- the sigK gene encoding RNA polymerase sporulation sigma factor SigK has translation MPGLISAIALFVKQLTLLVSYVKNNAFPQPLSEKDESKYLQLMAEGDGYARNMLIEHNLRLVAHIVKKFDNTGEDLEDLISIGTIGLIKGIESFQTGKGTKLATFAARCIENEILMHLRSLKKTRKDVSLHDPIGTDKEGNEITLIDILGSEADDVADLVQLKIEKSKVYRNLDILDPREQEVIKGRFGLEQSGEERTQREIAKELGISRSYVSRIEKRALMKLYHEFYKAKR, from the coding sequence ATGCCTGGATTGATCTCAGCGATTGCGCTGTTTGTTAAACAGCTAACACTACTGGTCTCGTACGTCAAGAATAATGCCTTTCCCCAGCCACTATCCGAAAAGGATGAGAGCAAATACTTACAATTAATGGCCGAAGGGGACGGCTACGCACGTAATATGCTTATTGAACATAACTTGCGGTTGGTAGCGCATATCGTTAAGAAGTTTGACAACACAGGAGAGGATCTCGAGGATCTGATCTCCATCGGAACCATCGGACTAATCAAAGGAATTGAAAGTTTTCAAACGGGTAAAGGGACGAAATTAGCTACATTCGCTGCACGGTGTATTGAAAACGAAATCTTAATGCACTTGAGATCTCTCAAGAAAACTCGCAAGGACGTATCGCTACACGATCCTATAGGAACCGATAAAGAAGGAAACGAAATCACTCTTATCGACATTCTGGGTAGTGAAGCAGATGACGTGGCAGATCTAGTTCAATTGAAGATTGAAAAAAGTAAAGTGTATCGTAATCTGGATATTTTAGATCCGCGCGAACAGGAAGTCATCAAAGGGCGGTTCGGACTCGAGCAGAGTGGAGAAGAACGGACACAAAGAGAAATTGCAAAAGAACTTGGGATTAGTCGGAGTTATGTTTCGAGGATAGAGAAAAGGGCATTGATGAAGTTGTATCATGAGTTTTATAAGGCGAAGCGGTGA
- a CDS encoding extracellular solute-binding protein: MSKKMGTKLGLVSIMALSLVTAACGSKNAASGVPEDGKPMPISIMSMYFTPEPPGADNVIVQEIEKKTNTDLNITWVSPNSYADKVNVTLASGEIPDLMLVDDPFSAQVRTMVQQGAFWDLTSYIQDYPNLSGFPEESWINTKQADGKNYGIPRVRPVEGGPFLFLRKDWLDNVGMEIPETTDEFYEVLNAFTKNDPDGNGKDDTIGFTGLVNQNNIGSYGAIVSAFTQNTGDWKDVDGKLVNVNLMPEMREGLEWLSKAYAEGLISEDLAVLKESQTKDQLNAGRAGAAVNTVEAAWEPMEANLKSNPDADFLPLTSMNGWTNKDGGFFGMFVIPKTVSEEKMKKLLELMDYGASEEGGTLASYGLEGVHYTEENGIKLATEQAKTDIVASQALGQIFMYYDKYMRAYRGGMPQEILDRNKKIIDERAEISVPDKAIGLYSETNISVGPELAKNLQDMKTKIILGKQSLSDWDNYVEKLKNDSDLQKITDELNQAYVARQAAQ; the protein is encoded by the coding sequence ATGAGTAAGAAAATGGGAACAAAATTGGGGTTGGTGTCCATTATGGCGCTGTCCCTGGTTACAGCGGCCTGTGGCAGTAAAAATGCGGCGTCCGGCGTGCCGGAAGATGGAAAGCCGATGCCGATCAGCATCATGTCGATGTATTTTACACCTGAACCGCCCGGAGCAGACAATGTAATCGTTCAAGAGATCGAGAAGAAAACGAATACCGATCTCAATATCACGTGGGTATCGCCGAACAGCTACGCCGACAAGGTAAACGTTACGTTGGCGTCGGGCGAAATTCCCGATCTGATGCTGGTCGACGATCCCTTCTCGGCTCAGGTACGTACTATGGTGCAGCAGGGCGCATTCTGGGATCTGACGTCTTATATTCAAGACTACCCTAACCTGTCGGGATTTCCGGAAGAGTCTTGGATAAACACCAAGCAGGCCGACGGCAAAAACTACGGGATTCCTCGGGTACGTCCGGTCGAAGGAGGCCCATTCCTGTTCCTGCGTAAAGACTGGCTGGACAATGTAGGCATGGAAATTCCGGAAACGACAGACGAATTTTACGAAGTGCTCAATGCATTTACGAAAAACGATCCAGATGGCAACGGTAAAGACGATACGATCGGATTCACAGGATTGGTCAATCAAAATAATATCGGCAGCTATGGGGCAATCGTCAGCGCATTCACACAAAATACCGGAGATTGGAAAGATGTCGACGGCAAGCTGGTCAACGTTAACCTGATGCCGGAAATGCGCGAGGGTCTGGAATGGTTGAGCAAAGCTTATGCTGAAGGGTTGATTTCGGAAGATCTCGCCGTTCTGAAAGAGAGCCAGACCAAGGACCAACTGAATGCGGGCCGTGCGGGCGCCGCCGTCAACACCGTCGAAGCAGCGTGGGAGCCGATGGAAGCGAATTTGAAGAGCAACCCGGACGCGGATTTTCTGCCGCTCACCTCGATGAACGGCTGGACCAACAAAGACGGCGGATTCTTCGGGATGTTCGTGATTCCCAAAACGGTATCGGAAGAAAAAATGAAAAAACTGCTTGAACTGATGGACTACGGCGCGTCGGAAGAAGGCGGAACGCTGGCCAGCTACGGTCTGGAAGGCGTTCATTATACCGAAGAGAACGGAATCAAGCTGGCGACGGAGCAGGCCAAGACCGATATCGTTGCCTCGCAGGCACTTGGTCAAATCTTCATGTATTATGACAAATATATGCGCGCGTATCGGGGCGGTATGCCGCAGGAGATCTTGGATCGGAACAAAAAGATTATCGATGAGCGTGCGGAAATAAGTGTTCCTGACAAAGCGATTGGATTGTATTCGGAAACGAATATTTCGGTGGGACCTGAGCTGGCGAAGAATCTTCAGGATATGAAAACCAAAATTATACTCGGCAAGCAGTCGCTGTCGGATTGGGACAATTATGTCGAGAAATTGAAAAACGATTCGGATCTGCAAAAAATTACGGATGAGCTGAACCAGGCTTATGTCGCCCGTCAAGCGGCGCAATAA
- a CDS encoding M42 family metallopeptidase, producing MNQETMDLFRQLTEFPAASGFERELRAWVKEAMSSYTEEFVQDRLGSLFGVLRGDENGPKVMVAGHFDEVGFIVTGITPSGMIRFQPLGGWWSQAVLAQRLRIITDNDSIIGVVGSTPTHLLDEAQRSKPVDIKSMYLDIGADNQEEAESFGIHPGQQIVPICDFTPLANPKKIMAKAWDNRYGLGLAIECLEALHKEKLPNTLYVGATVQEELGLRGARTSANLIQPDIFFALDASAANDMTGDKQAFGHLGQGALLRIFDPSMLTHRGLVEYVQDTAETHKIKYQYFVSPGGTDAGQVHLSGIGVPSTVIGICSRYIHTSSSIIHTDDYDAAKELLITLVKNLDRTTLNTILERS from the coding sequence ATGAACCAAGAAACAATGGATTTATTTCGTCAATTAACAGAATTTCCAGCCGCATCAGGGTTTGAAAGAGAATTGCGTGCTTGGGTAAAAGAAGCCATGTCTTCATATACAGAAGAGTTTGTGCAAGACAGACTTGGAAGTCTCTTTGGTGTACTTCGTGGGGATGAGAATGGTCCTAAAGTGATGGTTGCTGGCCACTTCGATGAGGTTGGGTTTATCGTAACTGGCATTACGCCAAGTGGTATGATCCGCTTTCAACCACTTGGAGGATGGTGGAGCCAAGCAGTCTTAGCGCAACGTCTGCGGATTATTACAGACAATGACTCAATTATTGGAGTAGTTGGCTCCACTCCAACTCATCTACTAGATGAAGCTCAACGTAGCAAACCTGTAGATATTAAATCGATGTATCTTGATATTGGTGCTGATAACCAAGAAGAAGCAGAGTCCTTCGGAATTCATCCAGGACAACAAATTGTACCGATCTGTGATTTCACACCACTCGCTAACCCTAAGAAAATCATGGCTAAAGCATGGGATAATCGCTATGGTCTAGGTCTAGCCATTGAATGTTTAGAAGCACTCCACAAGGAAAAACTTCCTAATACATTGTATGTTGGTGCGACCGTGCAAGAGGAATTAGGTTTACGAGGGGCGCGTACTTCAGCTAACTTGATCCAACCAGACATCTTCTTTGCTCTAGATGCTAGTGCAGCCAATGACATGACAGGTGATAAACAAGCTTTCGGACATCTCGGTCAAGGTGCGTTGTTGCGAATCTTTGACCCTAGTATGCTTACGCACCGTGGTCTTGTTGAATACGTACAAGATACAGCAGAGACCCACAAAATTAAATATCAATATTTCGTTTCACCAGGAGGTACAGATGCAGGGCAAGTTCATCTAAGCGGTATCGGTGTACCTTCTACCGTCATCGGAATTTGTTCTCGCTATATCCACACATCTTCATCGATCATCCATACTGATGATTATGATGCAGCGAAGGAATTATTGATTACATTAGTGAAAAATCTTGATCGTACGACCTTGAATACAATCCTTGAACGAAGTTAA
- a CDS encoding AAA family ATPase, with the protein MPILQESTQIISALRVNLESCILGKSLEIQLLLTALLAGGHVLIEDVPGTGKTQLVKALAKSIRGEYRRIQCNPDILPSDITGVSVFHPKDQQFYFRPGPVMTNILLVDEINRATTKSQSALLEVMEERNVTVDGETHDLPHPFMLIATQNPIDFEGTYILPEAQLDRFMMKINLGYPDVVTEKNIMLQHQMGQPVDHLNPVTHMEQIATIQQEIRHVHVSDVVADYMLAIIRKTREHPSILLGASPRATLSFVQACKTYAFLQERDYVLPDDIKTLAPYILSHRILLRPESRLENIHTQAVLQSIIQQTPVPVAMMER; encoded by the coding sequence ATGCCCATACTTCAGGAGTCTACCCAGATTATTTCAGCTCTTCGTGTAAATTTGGAATCATGTATTTTAGGTAAATCTTTAGAGATACAATTGCTACTAACTGCTCTACTTGCAGGAGGGCATGTTCTGATTGAAGATGTTCCAGGTACGGGGAAAACTCAGTTGGTGAAGGCACTAGCCAAATCGATTCGTGGTGAATACCGACGTATTCAATGTAATCCGGATATTCTGCCAAGTGATATAACAGGTGTCTCTGTTTTTCATCCGAAAGATCAGCAATTCTATTTCCGGCCTGGGCCGGTTATGACAAATATATTACTAGTTGATGAAATTAATCGTGCTACAACAAAATCTCAATCTGCCCTTCTCGAAGTCATGGAGGAACGAAATGTTACGGTGGATGGGGAGACGCATGATCTTCCACATCCCTTTATGCTTATAGCGACACAGAATCCAATCGATTTCGAAGGGACATATATTCTTCCAGAGGCCCAGCTTGATCGCTTCATGATGAAGATCAACCTAGGATATCCCGATGTGGTTACTGAGAAGAATATCATGTTGCAGCACCAAATGGGACAACCTGTAGATCATTTAAATCCTGTTACTCATATGGAGCAGATTGCTACTATTCAGCAGGAAATTCGCCATGTGCATGTGAGTGATGTTGTCGCAGATTATATGCTTGCAATCATTCGTAAAACACGAGAACATCCATCCATCCTGCTTGGGGCTAGTCCACGAGCAACATTATCTTTTGTGCAAGCATGTAAAACCTATGCTTTCCTTCAAGAGAGAGATTATGTACTACCCGATGATATTAAGACGCTTGCTCCATATATTCTGTCCCATCGAATTCTGCTCCGACCAGAGTCACGTCTTGAGAATATCCACACACAAGCGGTCCTTCAAAGTATTATTCAACAGACACCGGTGCCAGTGGCCATGATGGAACGTTAA
- a CDS encoding carbohydrate ABC transporter permease, translating to MLQSKNDRLFNATNLFFLIVIGLVTLFPLYYVLVVSFSDPAEFIRNKATLFPKKWSLDSYRYLLSTDSFMRAMGNSAFLATVGTVLSLFVTSCLSYALSRRRLQGRRVMMLLILLTTLFNPGIIPPYLLIRDLNLINSIWSLILPALTSGWYVLLMKGFFDSIPTSLEEAARIDGCNDIGVWWRIILPLSLPSLAAFGLFYAVAYWNTFFTALLYINDFNKQPLQVLLQNMLIDSSTASGGTAAVEMTAEQQIPSETLKMAAVVIATVPILMVYPFLQKHFAKGAMVGSVKE from the coding sequence ATGCTCCAGTCCAAAAACGATCGTCTATTCAATGCGACCAATCTATTTTTTCTGATTGTGATTGGTCTGGTCACGTTGTTTCCTTTGTATTACGTGCTGGTCGTGTCGTTCAGCGACCCGGCAGAATTCATTCGCAACAAAGCGACGCTTTTCCCGAAAAAGTGGAGTCTCGATTCTTACCGATATTTGTTGTCCACCGATTCTTTTATGCGTGCAATGGGCAACAGTGCATTTTTGGCTACCGTCGGCACGGTTCTCAGTTTATTTGTGACATCCTGTCTCTCTTATGCCCTGTCGCGAAGACGACTGCAGGGGCGGCGGGTGATGATGTTGTTGATTCTGCTGACAACGCTTTTCAATCCCGGTATTATTCCGCCGTACCTGTTAATCCGTGATCTCAATTTGATCAACAGTATCTGGTCGTTGATTCTGCCGGCGCTGACCAGCGGGTGGTATGTATTATTGATGAAAGGTTTCTTTGACAGTATCCCGACCAGCCTGGAAGAAGCAGCACGTATCGACGGCTGCAACGATATCGGCGTCTGGTGGCGTATCATTCTGCCGCTGTCACTGCCGTCGCTGGCCGCATTTGGCCTATTTTACGCCGTAGCGTACTGGAACACCTTCTTCACTGCGTTGCTCTATATCAACGATTTCAACAAGCAGCCTCTTCAAGTCCTACTGCAAAACATGCTGATCGACTCGTCGACGGCGTCGGGAGGAACGGCAGCGGTCGAGATGACCGCCGAGCAGCAGATTCCGTCGGAAACATTGAAAATGGCCGCCGTTGTAATCGCAACCGTTCCGATCTTGATGGTCTATCCATTTTTGCAAAAACATTTCGCAAAAGGCGCGATGGTCGGTTCGGTGAAAGAGTAA
- a CDS encoding AraC family transcriptional regulator: MTDIRSWHNFRLLSRSREGKGRFYRYSLILALCMSSIPTAVIGFSSYVLGTEHIEREVMSSHRTLVERSAKSMDELFVQVEQSAARWSVDPRLDGDLRRADLRMEYQRTQELYRFLGLMKASYPELKDAKLLIARNEPLLLSDTDGIRKISFTEDSKRFQNIIDAPSALYWLDDFRWTASENGEVVLVRKLPSYGDPYGALLLNLNRDQIEERMRRASFDDKGASFLYASSGSPLIRMSDVPSDDPMRTPTFESTLREELRTQVSDTPDSYLFKWHGKTYSVSHSQLQRPGVEWTYVIVSPLEALTRPVVLLSRSLLGVSLAGMLLALLVAWLASHRLHRPIGRLVEILGSQFLPADRAAGTAEKSEKEKALSGLLRKTRISQRSKNGPGGTGIENAMHPYDELDYIETSWRGLADAKKEAEARLEHTYPELRSAFLIQLMQGHYQTLSERELLSRMERFGWSIHPDERLSVFLMQIGVLSTPESKFHEKDELLMTFAAANVAREFVEQRMKRAIVVNFQDSTAVVLIPYSIDESCVTAETDREYMHGLQSSAGKIQGDAANEESDGQPLIALWKTLAGELAGTVRSVLRLQTLVCIGSASEILEVPELLHSLRGALRHIPHDEDCRVLHLDEGMPDLVDEQSTYPLELERELLRCVKLGQIEEAAELTDEFIDELARRTASNPEMRNLTLRLLGSLLHTMMENGAQSENVDRMGLYERLATIRQPKAMAAFVRTQVLEPYCRGIDGSERLYTDRLAERVKEELERDYTADFSLESCAERFGVSSYTLSRSFKQAHGKNFVDYVMELRLERGCELLCTTDLKVNEIAESVGYHPSYFIRLFRKQKGMTPGQYRMKKNG; the protein is encoded by the coding sequence GTGACTGATATTCGAAGCTGGCATAATTTTCGGTTGCTGAGTCGAAGCCGGGAAGGAAAAGGACGTTTTTATCGTTACAGCCTGATTCTGGCGCTGTGCATGTCGAGCATCCCGACAGCGGTTATCGGTTTCTCGTCTTATGTGCTCGGTACCGAGCATATTGAACGCGAGGTGATGAGCAGCCACCGGACACTCGTTGAACGATCGGCAAAAAGTATGGACGAACTGTTCGTGCAGGTGGAACAGTCTGCGGCCCGTTGGTCAGTAGATCCGAGACTTGACGGCGATCTGAGAAGAGCAGATCTTCGTATGGAATACCAGAGAACCCAAGAGCTGTATCGCTTTCTGGGACTGATGAAGGCGTCATATCCTGAGCTGAAAGATGCAAAGCTGCTGATTGCTCGCAACGAGCCGCTTTTGCTGTCGGATACAGACGGGATAAGGAAGATTTCGTTCACAGAAGATAGTAAGCGGTTTCAAAATATTATCGATGCCCCGTCCGCTTTGTATTGGCTGGATGATTTTCGCTGGACGGCTTCCGAGAACGGAGAGGTCGTATTGGTCCGGAAGCTGCCCAGTTACGGAGATCCTTATGGAGCTCTTCTATTAAACCTGAACAGAGATCAGATTGAAGAACGGATGCGCCGGGCATCGTTCGATGATAAAGGCGCTTCGTTTCTATATGCAAGTTCCGGATCACCCTTAATCCGCATGTCGGATGTGCCGTCGGACGATCCGATGCGAACCCCGACTTTCGAATCCACGCTGCGTGAAGAGCTTCGAACTCAGGTCTCGGACACACCGGACTCTTATCTGTTCAAATGGCATGGCAAAACCTACTCCGTCTCCCATAGCCAACTGCAGCGTCCGGGGGTCGAATGGACTTATGTGATAGTGTCGCCTTTAGAAGCGCTAACTCGCCCTGTCGTGCTGCTCTCACGTTCGCTGTTGGGTGTCAGTTTGGCCGGTATGCTACTGGCGCTGTTGGTCGCCTGGTTGGCTTCGCATCGGTTGCACCGGCCGATCGGTCGATTGGTAGAAATCCTCGGCAGCCAGTTTTTACCGGCGGACAGGGCTGCCGGGACGGCAGAAAAGTCTGAAAAAGAAAAAGCCCTGAGCGGGCTGCTTCGAAAAACCCGCATAAGCCAGCGGTCCAAAAACGGACCTGGCGGTACCGGAATAGAGAACGCCATGCATCCATACGACGAGCTGGATTATATCGAGACGAGTTGGCGCGGTCTGGCTGACGCCAAAAAAGAAGCCGAAGCCCGGCTCGAACACACGTATCCCGAATTGAGATCCGCCTTTTTGATACAGCTGATGCAGGGGCATTATCAGACATTGAGCGAGCGGGAACTGCTATCGCGAATGGAAAGATTCGGATGGTCGATCCATCCCGACGAGCGGCTGTCAGTTTTCTTGATGCAGATCGGGGTGCTATCTACGCCGGAATCGAAGTTCCATGAAAAAGATGAACTGCTGATGACGTTCGCTGCAGCCAACGTAGCCCGTGAATTTGTGGAGCAGCGTATGAAACGTGCAATCGTTGTGAACTTTCAGGATTCGACCGCTGTCGTACTGATTCCTTATTCCATAGATGAAAGCTGCGTTACGGCCGAGACGGATCGAGAATATATGCACGGTTTGCAAAGTTCAGCCGGAAAGATCCAAGGTGATGCTGCAAATGAAGAAAGCGATGGACAGCCACTGATCGCACTGTGGAAAACGCTGGCGGGAGAGTTGGCGGGCACGGTACGCTCTGTGCTTCGGCTACAAACCTTGGTGTGCATAGGCAGTGCCTCCGAAATTCTGGAAGTGCCGGAGCTGCTTCATTCCCTGCGAGGTGCGCTGCGTCATATTCCGCACGACGAAGATTGTCGGGTTCTGCATCTCGACGAAGGGATGCCGGATCTAGTAGATGAGCAGAGTACTTATCCACTCGAGCTCGAACGTGAGTTGCTCCGCTGCGTCAAACTTGGCCAAATCGAGGAAGCGGCCGAGCTGACGGATGAATTTATCGATGAGCTGGCGCGCCGAACGGCCTCGAATCCGGAAATGCGTAATCTGACTTTGCGTTTGCTCGGCAGTCTGCTACACACGATGATGGAAAACGGCGCTCAATCCGAGAACGTCGACCGTATGGGACTGTATGAACGTCTTGCCACTATACGTCAGCCTAAAGCGATGGCCGCCTTTGTGCGTACACAGGTATTGGAACCTTATTGCCGCGGGATTGACGGCTCCGAGCGGCTGTATACTGATCGTCTCGCGGAACGAGTTAAGGAGGAGCTCGAACGTGATTATACGGCAGATTTCTCGCTGGAGAGCTGCGCGGAACGTTTTGGCGTCAGTTCTTATACGCTCAGCCGCTCATTCAAGCAGGCACATGGCAAAAACTTCGTCGATTATGTGATGGAACTTCGTCTTGAACGGGGCTGCGAGCTGCTGTGCACGACCGATCTCAAAGTGAACGAGATCGCCGAGTCGGTCGGGTATCATCCCTCGTATTTTATCCGGCTGTTCCGCAAGCAGAAAGGCATGACACCCGGGCAGTACCGAATGAAGAAAAACGGATAA
- a CDS encoding ABC transporter permease, whose product MDSQMDTAGKTKIESAYKKSLATERRRSIWNGVKRDRFLYLLALPGIVFFILFKYVPMWGIVISFQDYSPYQGMWASPWVGFEHYIRFFSNPDFLILFRNTMAINLLSLVFFFPLPILLSVMMNELRGNKFRKTIQSIVYLPHFLSWVIIVGITFLLLSTGEGIINQLLVAAGLNKIDFLTNSNYFWGLLTVQSIWKDAGWGTVLFLAAMAGIDPQLNEAAKIDGAGRFRQIWHITLPGIRSVVIILLILRIGHIMDVGFEQVFLMTNGAVSEVADVFDTYVYRLGIKQGQLSFSTAVGVFKSLVGLILVVGANKLAKKFGEDGVY is encoded by the coding sequence ATGGATTCCCAAATGGACACAGCCGGCAAAACAAAAATAGAAAGCGCATACAAAAAGAGCCTGGCTACGGAGCGAAGACGAAGTATCTGGAACGGCGTCAAGCGCGATCGCTTTTTGTATCTGCTTGCGCTGCCGGGCATCGTGTTCTTTATCCTATTTAAGTACGTGCCAATGTGGGGAATCGTGATCTCATTTCAAGATTATTCGCCTTATCAGGGTATGTGGGCAAGTCCGTGGGTCGGTTTCGAACATTACATCCGTTTCTTTTCGAATCCCGACTTTCTGATCTTGTTCCGAAACACGATGGCGATCAATTTGCTGTCGCTGGTCTTTTTCTTCCCACTGCCAATTTTGTTATCGGTCATGATGAACGAGCTGCGCGGCAACAAGTTCCGTAAAACGATCCAGTCGATCGTATATCTGCCGCATTTTCTGTCTTGGGTCATTATCGTCGGCATTACGTTTCTTCTTCTGTCTACCGGTGAAGGCATCATCAATCAGCTTCTGGTGGCGGCCGGTCTGAACAAAATCGACTTTTTGACCAATTCCAATTACTTCTGGGGTCTGCTGACGGTCCAGTCGATCTGGAAAGATGCAGGCTGGGGTACGGTATTGTTCCTTGCCGCGATGGCCGGGATCGATCCTCAGTTGAACGAAGCAGCGAAGATCGACGGAGCGGGACGCTTCCGGCAGATCTGGCATATTACTTTGCCGGGCATCCGTTCGGTCGTAATCATCCTACTTATTTTGCGGATTGGACATATTATGGACGTTGGCTTCGAGCAAGTCTTCTTGATGACGAACGGCGCCGTATCCGAAGTTGCAGATGTATTCGATACTTATGTGTACCGGCTTGGTATCAAGCAGGGTCAACTCAGTTTCAGTACTGCTGTCGGCGTGTTCAAATCGCTTGTAGGTCTGATCCTGGTTGTCGGAGCGAACAAGCTAGCCAAGAAATTCGGCGAAGACGGCGTTTATTAA
- a CDS encoding glycoside hydrolase family 88 protein, whose product MTVETNWVQEAWNQTKAKVMRVHQRIGDGFPHASQNGEYQLERASWWTAGFWPGLLWLIYRDTQDEDIKASAESCERQLDVLLTDSNTIDHDIGFMWTLTSGARYKILETDDSKRRALLAANLLAARFNVQGNFIRAWNGKDLAGWAIIDCLMNLPLLYWASSTTGDPRYKYVATKHADTVLKHFYRADGSVAHIVSFDPDTGEKLEVKGGQGYSPESAWSRGAAWAIYGMSLSYHYTGNQQYLNAAQKTAQFFLANLPEDHVPVWDFRSPEEASTIRDSSAGACAACGLLLLADQVDGDEARIYRESAKKILHSLYTNYGAWESETEEGLILHGTSNYPGKQNVDVPLIYGDYYFTEGISLLMGYRDRFW is encoded by the coding sequence ATGACGGTCGAAACAAATTGGGTACAAGAAGCATGGAATCAAACGAAGGCAAAAGTGATGCGTGTTCATCAGCGCATCGGAGATGGATTCCCCCATGCAAGTCAAAATGGAGAATACCAATTGGAACGAGCCTCCTGGTGGACTGCTGGCTTCTGGCCTGGATTGCTGTGGCTTATTTATCGAGATACGCAAGATGAGGATATTAAAGCATCCGCAGAATCATGCGAGCGCCAGTTGGATGTTTTATTGACCGATTCCAATACAATAGATCACGATATTGGTTTCATGTGGACTCTAACAAGTGGAGCAAGATATAAGATTTTAGAAACAGATGATTCAAAGCGAAGGGCTTTACTTGCCGCCAATCTTCTCGCTGCGCGCTTTAACGTCCAAGGCAACTTCATCCGTGCGTGGAATGGTAAAGATCTTGCAGGTTGGGCCATTATCGACTGTCTGATGAATCTGCCACTGTTGTATTGGGCATCAAGCACAACAGGAGATCCGCGATACAAGTACGTCGCAACCAAGCATGCAGATACCGTGTTGAAGCATTTTTATCGGGCTGATGGATCGGTTGCCCATATCGTATCTTTTGACCCCGATACCGGAGAAAAGCTTGAAGTGAAGGGAGGACAAGGCTACTCACCTGAATCGGCATGGTCACGCGGAGCGGCATGGGCGATCTATGGTATGAGCTTGAGCTATCATTACACAGGCAACCAACAATACTTGAATGCCGCCCAAAAAACGGCTCAATTCTTTTTAGCTAATTTACCAGAAGATCATGTTCCTGTTTGGGATTTCCGTTCGCCTGAAGAGGCCTCTACGATCCGTGACTCATCGGCTGGAGCCTGCGCAGCTTGTGGGCTTCTGCTTTTAGCAGACCAGGTTGACGGAGACGAGGCAAGGATCTATAGAGAAAGCGCGAAAAAAATACTGCATTCATTATATACAAATTATGGAGCCTGGGAATCGGAAACTGAGGAAGGTCTTATATTACATGGAACGAGTAATTACCCCGGAAAGCAAAATGTCGATGTCCCATTGATTTACGGAGATTATTACTTTACGGAAGGAATCTCCTTGTTGATGGGTTACCGAGATCGCTTCTGGTAG